From Columba livia isolate bColLiv1 breed racing homer chromosome 5, bColLiv1.pat.W.v2, whole genome shotgun sequence, one genomic window encodes:
- the LOC102097972 gene encoding olfactory receptor 5J3: MAPGNDTMLTHFILRGLTSKPELQRPLFFIFLIIYLLTLTGNLGLIALIKTTPPLHTPMYFFLCNLSLVDLCYSSVFSPKLLMGFLVDNKTISYSSCFAQHFFFLLFVTTEVFLLAAMAYDRYVAICNPLLYAVVMPGRVCVLLVTGSYIGGILNSLIQTCFLLPLPFCGPNIINHFFCDTNPLLKLSCANDRLNELLLVAFNGTISMSVLFVIVVSYVYILLSIVRMRSAQGRHKAFSTCASHLLTVTLFYVPAGLSHMQPGSRYSLDMEKVTAMFYTLIVPMLNPLIYSLRNTGVRDALRKATTKNMGLSCRLVKLTPIR; the protein is encoded by the coding sequence ATGGCTCCTGGCAATGACACCATGCTGACCCATTTCATCCTCCGAGGCCTGACAAGCAAGCCCGAGCTGCAGCGGCctctcttcttcatcttcctcatcATTTATCTCCTCACCCTGACGGGCAACCTGGGGCTGATCGCCCTGATCAAGACCACCCCCCCGCTGCACACCCCCAtgtatttcttcctctgcaATCTCTCCCTCGTCGATCTTTGCTACTCTTCTGTCTTCTCCCCAAAGCTGCTCATGGGCTTCTTGGTGGACAACAAAACCATTTCTTACTCGTCCTGCTTCGCCcaacatttcttcttcctgctgtttGTGACCACGGAGGTGTTCCTGCTGGCCGCCATGGCCTACGACCGCTACGTGGCCATTTGCAACCCGCTGCTCTATGCCGTTGTGATGCCCGGGAGGGTTTGTGTTCTGCTGGTGACCGGCTCCTACATCGGGGGGATCTTGAACTCGCTCATCCAAACGTGTTTCTTGCTGCCGTTGCCTTTTTGCGGCCCCAACATCATCAACCATTTCTTCTGCGACACCAACCCCCTGCTGAAACTGTCCTGCGCCAACGACCGCCTCAATGAGCTTTTGCTCGTGGCCTTCAACGGGACCATTTCCATGTCCGTGCTCTTTGTCATTGTCGTCTCCTACGTCTACATCCTCCTCTCCATCGTGAGGATGAGGTCTGCCCAGGGCAGGCACAAAGCCTTCTCCACCTGCGCCTCCCACCTCCTGACCGTCACCTTGTTCTACGTCCCCGCGGGGCTCAGCCACATGCAGCCGGGCTCCAGATACTCGCTGGACATGGAGAAGGTCACCGCCATGTTCTACACCCTCATCGTCCCCATGCtcaaccccctcatctacagcctGAGGAACACGGGGGTCAGGGATGCGCTCAGAAAAGCCACCACAAAGAACATGGGTTTGAGTTGCCGGCTGGTCAAACTGACCCCAATCCGTTGA